A single region of the Jatrophihabitans sp. GAS493 genome encodes:
- a CDS encoding ABC transporter ATP-binding protein has product MNVTKSYGSAETSVRALDDVSVDFHSGQFTAIMGPSGSGKSTLMHCLAGLDTVTSGSVWIGDTSLSGLSDKKMTQLRRERIGFVFQSFNLVPTLTAKENITLPLDIAGRKPDPEWFDQVISTLGLGDRLSHRPSELSGGQQQRVACARALLSRPAIVFGDEPTGNLDSHSSGEVLGILRNSVDQLRQTVVIVTHDPRAASYADRVVFLADGRIVDEMTNPTADSVLDHMKSLETL; this is encoded by the coding sequence ATGAACGTCACCAAGTCCTACGGCAGCGCCGAGACTTCGGTCCGCGCCCTCGACGATGTCAGCGTCGACTTTCACAGCGGCCAGTTCACCGCGATCATGGGCCCGTCGGGCTCCGGAAAGTCCACCCTGATGCACTGCCTGGCGGGCCTGGACACCGTCACGTCAGGATCGGTCTGGATCGGCGACACGTCGCTGTCGGGCTTGTCGGACAAGAAGATGACCCAGCTGCGCCGTGAGCGGATCGGCTTCGTCTTCCAGTCGTTCAATCTCGTCCCGACGCTCACCGCGAAGGAGAACATCACGCTGCCGCTGGACATCGCCGGCCGCAAGCCGGACCCGGAGTGGTTCGACCAGGTGATCTCCACCCTCGGCCTCGGTGATCGGCTCAGCCACCGTCCGAGCGAGCTCAGCGGTGGCCAGCAGCAGCGGGTCGCCTGCGCGCGGGCCCTGCTCAGCCGTCCGGCGATCGTCTTCGGCGACGAGCCGACCGGCAATCTCGACTCCCACTCCAGCGGCGAGGTGCTCGGAATCCTGCGCAACTCGGTGGATCAGCTGCGTCAGACCGTCGTCATCGTGACCCACGACCCGCGAGCGGCGAGCTACGCCGATCGGGTCGTCTTCCTGGCCGACGGGCGCATCGTCGACGAGATGACCAACCCGACCGCCGACTCCGTGCTCGACCACATGAAGAGTCTGGAGACGCTGTAA
- a CDS encoding ABC transporter permease: MASGTAAMRRVSLRNLAAHKVRLALTVISVVLGTAFVAGSFVFTDTLQKSFDNIFSDTYKGVAVRIQPVNGRSAGVPSSLLTSLTSVEGVSKVEPEVNGPLVLVAADGKPVQSGGAPSIGMAWLPAEKSIEAVPTLSSGSAPTATGQVAVNEGAAKKADLKVGDQTKVISATGGIVPVTISGVYSFKTETGGYVGILFPEAQAFSLFTDGTHVAAIDVAATPGVSETELRDRISAELPQGIEAVTGTKARADIQSQIQTALQFINYILLAFGLIALVVGTFIIYNTFSMLVAQRLRELALLRAIGADKKQVTRSVLLEAFLVGLIGSVLGIAGGVGLAYGLKALLDALDLGLPGGPLALEPRTVIVGVIVGVGVTMLSAYAPARRAARTPPVAAMRAEFASVGTSLRRRTITGTVLTLLGAAAAVAGVTSSSAGAGSSLLGLALLAVAIGVLLLSPVLSKWIIGLLALVVRRPFGAIGRLASSNAIRNPRRTAATAFALTLGLMLVSAIAVIGASTKQSIDALVDTGTSADYIISAGNTIAVPAEAAAAIAKVPGVGAYVELYSLSANLGDSKFEGQAVDGNPADVFTLKMLSGTETVSASTMIADKTTAADHGWKVGSEVKLTQRTGEQATVRISGIYADNVLLAGVIASGDTYRALTPATNRANDADFVKAAPGTNLDTLRADILKVTDPYYVIKVQTKDEYKGEQASQINGLLGLLYGLLGLAIVIAILGIINTLALSVVERRREIGILRAVGMIRAQLRRTIYLESALISIFGAVLGVTLGLAFGSGFTHVLRDTGLGTLSVPWGQAVAFLVVAAVVGVLAALWPAFRAARTRPLDAIAE; this comes from the coding sequence ATGGCCAGCGGAACCGCGGCAATGCGCCGTGTTTCATTGCGAAATCTCGCCGCCCACAAGGTGCGCCTTGCCCTCACCGTCATCTCCGTCGTACTCGGCACGGCATTCGTAGCCGGCTCCTTCGTCTTCACCGACACCCTGCAGAAGTCCTTCGACAACATCTTCTCCGACACCTACAAGGGCGTCGCCGTCCGCATCCAACCGGTGAACGGACGCAGCGCCGGAGTCCCGAGCTCTCTACTCACGTCATTGACCAGCGTGGAGGGGGTCAGCAAAGTCGAGCCCGAGGTGAACGGGCCGCTCGTGCTGGTCGCGGCCGACGGAAAACCGGTGCAGAGCGGTGGCGCCCCGAGCATCGGCATGGCGTGGCTGCCGGCCGAGAAGTCGATCGAGGCGGTGCCGACGCTCTCCAGCGGCTCCGCTCCGACCGCGACCGGTCAGGTCGCCGTCAACGAGGGCGCCGCGAAGAAGGCGGACCTCAAGGTCGGCGACCAGACGAAGGTCATCAGCGCCACCGGCGGCATCGTCCCGGTCACCATCAGCGGCGTCTACAGCTTCAAGACGGAGACCGGCGGCTACGTGGGGATCCTCTTCCCCGAGGCGCAGGCGTTCAGTCTCTTCACCGACGGCACCCACGTTGCGGCGATCGACGTCGCGGCGACCCCCGGGGTGAGCGAGACCGAACTGCGTGACCGAATCTCCGCCGAACTTCCACAGGGGATCGAGGCGGTCACCGGCACCAAGGCCCGGGCAGACATCCAGTCGCAGATCCAGACCGCGCTGCAGTTCATCAACTACATCCTGCTGGCCTTCGGTCTGATCGCCCTCGTCGTCGGCACCTTCATCATCTACAACACCTTTTCGATGCTGGTCGCCCAGCGGCTACGCGAACTCGCACTGCTACGGGCGATCGGAGCCGACAAGAAGCAGGTGACCCGCTCGGTGCTGCTGGAGGCATTTCTGGTCGGCCTGATCGGCAGCGTGCTCGGGATCGCCGGCGGGGTTGGACTGGCCTACGGGCTCAAGGCGCTGCTGGACGCGCTCGACCTGGGGCTTCCGGGCGGCCCGCTCGCCCTCGAACCTCGCACCGTGATCGTCGGGGTCATCGTCGGCGTCGGGGTCACCATGCTCTCGGCCTACGCACCGGCTCGACGCGCTGCCCGGACGCCTCCAGTAGCCGCGATGAGGGCCGAGTTCGCCTCCGTCGGCACCAGCCTGCGCAGGCGCACCATCACCGGGACCGTCCTCACCCTGCTCGGCGCGGCGGCCGCGGTGGCCGGGGTGACCTCCTCCTCGGCCGGCGCCGGCTCCTCCCTCCTCGGCCTGGCCCTGCTGGCGGTGGCCATCGGGGTACTGCTGCTCTCGCCGGTGCTGTCGAAGTGGATCATCGGCCTACTGGCCCTCGTGGTGCGACGCCCGTTCGGGGCCATCGGGCGGCTGGCCAGCTCGAACGCGATCCGCAATCCCCGGCGAACCGCAGCCACCGCCTTCGCGCTCACCCTGGGCCTGATGCTGGTGAGTGCGATCGCGGTCATCGGGGCATCGACCAAGCAGAGCATCGACGCGCTGGTCGACACCGGGACGAGCGCCGACTACATCATCTCTGCCGGCAACACCATCGCGGTGCCGGCTGAGGCGGCGGCGGCGATCGCCAAGGTGCCCGGAGTCGGCGCATACGTGGAGCTCTACTCGCTGAGCGCAAATCTCGGCGACTCCAAGTTCGAGGGGCAGGCCGTGGACGGCAACCCGGCAGATGTCTTCACGCTGAAGATGTTGTCGGGAACCGAGACGGTCTCGGCCAGCACGATGATCGCCGACAAGACCACCGCGGCCGATCACGGCTGGAAGGTCGGCTCGGAGGTGAAGCTCACCCAGCGCACCGGCGAGCAGGCGACGGTGCGGATCAGCGGCATCTACGCCGACAACGTGCTCCTGGCCGGCGTGATCGCCTCCGGCGACACCTACCGCGCCCTGACGCCGGCGACCAACCGGGCCAACGACGCCGACTTCGTCAAGGCTGCGCCCGGAACCAATCTCGACACCCTGAGAGCCGACATCCTGAAGGTCACCGATCCGTACTACGTCATCAAGGTGCAGACGAAGGACGAGTACAAGGGCGAGCAGGCATCTCAGATCAACGGCCTCCTCGGATTGCTCTACGGCCTGCTGGGGTTGGCGATCGTGATCGCGATCCTCGGCATCATCAACACGCTGGCGCTGTCGGTCGTGGAGCGGCGCCGGGAGATCGGGATACTGCGGGCCGTCGGGATGATCCGGGCCCAGCTGCGGCGCACGATCTACCTCGAATCCGCGCTGATCTCCATCTTCGGCGCCGTGCTCGGGGTGACCCTGGGGCTGGCCTTCGGCTCCGGATTCACGCACGTGCTGCGCGATACCGGGCTCGGCACGCTGTCGGTGCCGTGGGGCCAGGCCGTCGCATTCCTGGTGGTGGCCGCGGTGGTCGGTGTGCTCGCCGCGCTCTGGCCGGCCTTCCGGGCCGCTCGCACCCGGCCGCTCGACGCGATAGCCGAGTAG